The stretch of DNA GTCTTGTAAGCTAGCAGCTTTATTTTTAATCTTGATTTCTAAAAAAACAGGAGAGGGCAAtgcactaaaaaaaataaataaaataatataaataaatataaaatgatgaCATACCtctacaaaaataataatttaacgcataaataaaataaaccctaacatgacaaaataaataaataaaatatatttggaTCTATAGAtagtggagggaaaaaaaactaaacacacacaagacaattAAAAACATAATGACACACTAACTGGGACAAACAATGATTTTCTTACAATAGTTGTTACATCAGTTGTGTGACGTGATCTTTTGCTTAAGAAAAACAGAAGTGTGTGATTCACTTTGGTTGTGCAGCAGCAACGAAAACATTCAGTAACAGTGTGTAGTGTCAAACGGTGAAAACCTTCATTCAGACATGAACCTCGACTGCTGattgttagaaaaaaaacagacagagggcTGCTAGGCACTGACCTCGCCTCTTCCATGATCATAAGGCAAAGCAAGATCGACCCTCTGAGGGTGATACTGTACACATAACCCTGTCACAAACCAGTATAAAAAGGTACATTCCCTGCGTTAAAAAGATACCCTGTACTCAGATAAACACGTCTGTACAGCAGATATTCGTCTCATTACTGTATTCAAAATCCCATTGGGAAAAtcctgtgctgtgtgtcctcctgcTACCCAACAGCAGCAAGCTACAACCACACCTTCACGCCTTTTTTCAACCTGGCGCCAACATTTGTTTACACAAGTCTCCTATAAGGAAATGCAGATTTTTCCAAAGATaaagcagaggaagagcagagagcaTGAGGAAAGACGCCGCGGCATTTACAGTCCGCCGATCCGCCGGTAGCTGTCTGCGTGAGCCGTCCGCTGCTCCGGCATCGGCccctgcagacaaaaaaaaggcaggCACACTTCACCAGAGCTCCACCCTGTCGTctccactacacacacacacacagctacagaggCCGGTCACACAACAGCTGATTCTACTCTGTCAAATGAATAGTTTAATAAACAGGAGCAGACATGTAGCAATCATGAAATTGTgacattattttttatgtttttttgtttgtgcatcCTCACCTAGGATAGGATAAGatgtgagcagaggaggagagaaaaggagtaACAGGTGTGTGGTCTATTCTGCATGGATGCTAAATGGGCTTCTGCAAAGGATACACCTGTACATCCTCACACATCGCCCCTCTACAGGCTTCTGTGTTATAGCACAATGATTGACAgttgaaaaataaatcaataaattaaaACGTGTATTTCATGTCAAATATTCTTTAATAACTGATTTCCTAGATATTGGTTAAGACCAATTATTTCAGTGTTTTGAGTCAACAGGTGACAAGAGCCAATCAACTCAACTGCTGTCACAATTTCATGATTATATTACAGACTGTCACGATCATCTTACACACTGTTATTGTGAATAAACACCACAGATACTACTATCAAAATGGAGCTAGAGTGAGTGACACCACTCAGAGATGAACCATCCATCTCTGTTTGTGGAACATGAGTCAGACCAACAGGTGACAAATGGAAATACAGCACGCGGGAACCACACCCAGAGGATCACACCACTGCAGCTACCTTCAGTCCCGAGGtggaacattaaataaaaagagcagagacacaCCACAAACTAAACACCAAAcccaaaatgtaaacacaacacatgtgACACGAAGAGATGAAGACACACAGATGGATCTGTGAGCAAGCAGCAAAACAAGGAGCACAGCAAACCAGAAGGAACggaaatcaaaataaaaataaggagACCAAGTGCATGCCGCTCAGTTCAGGAGGCTGGAGATCTATACTTTTTaaagaaggtttttttttttaaagaaaatctactgctgctctctgaaaccaaataataaaaaacaaaactgtacaACACCAGAATTGAGCGATTTATGAGTGAATGACACACAACGGGTGCTCCCATTATATCCCAATATAAACAGAGACCAGCAGTGCACAGTTCCCTCCATGATGACCGTGATAAGATGCATGATGATGTATGATCACTGTGTGATGATAGTGTTCTTATTATCTCTAGGTGCATGCAGACCTTCCTGTAGCTTTTATAATTTAAGGTGCAGTTGCATACTTGGCTGCTTCTGCTGGTTAAAGGATGGTTAAAGCCGTACCTGCATGTTGTCTGGATCTTCAGCACCACGATGCGGTCCCCTGGGAATCCTGTGAGGGGACGGAGGCAGAAGTGCACCAAAGTGACCCTGAAATGTCTGAAAGGTTTGACAGATTCAAGTCAAATGTGAGCACAAAGTTTGCAGCGATGTTACTGTAAAAGAACGAGGTTGGTGACATCACGCTGTACCTCTATCAGCTGTGTGGACAGTCGAGCCATTTGGGCCTTGAGTGCCTCATTCTCTTGCTGAAGGCTCTCCAtccctgtgtgtctttgtccgGCCTCACAGCTCTGAAACCACAGATAATATGTAATACAATGCATAATAATCATAAGAGGGGGACTCCCTGGTTAGAGAAATGTGGTTCATACCTTGGTCAGCTCTCTTTGTGCTTCAAGCTCCTGTTTCAAAGAGGCGTTCTCCTGCTCCAAGGTTTTCACCAGGGAGGACTGACTCTGATGTGCGTGTTGCTTCAGGGCCAGGATGTTAGCATCGAGCTGAAGAACCTGCAGAATGGAAACGGCTCACAGATTAAAAACGAGGAGAGAAAACGTAACAGCTGAGACCAGCTGGCTGCTCCGGCTCACCTTCTCTCTGGACAGGACGAGGTCGCCGTTGATGCTGTGCACTTCTGCCTGGAGCCTCTCGTTCTCCtgcctcagcagctgctgctcctgctccctCAGCCGAGACATCTCGTCTCTGTACAGCTTCTTGCTGTGATTCTGCAGACCACTGGAGTGCAAAGCCATCTCCAAGACATGGTTCTGAGAGTAACAATGGAAaagatgttgatgttttttcctCGGTGTGTTTATGTACTCTGCTGAGCCAATGACAACATCTTACTTTATCGTTGGCGTTCTGCAGTTGTTTGTGCAGCTTGGTAACTTCGTGCTTGAAGGAATccctctcctgctgcagagcatgAAAGTCTGACTTCAGGCGAACGCTTTGACAGTTGACAGCCTGAAGAGTTTCATCAGCCGCCTTGACCTGGGTGggaaaataatataaaacattaGAGCTTCCTTTGTTTCAAATCCATGTTAAAAAAATTGCTTGTTTCTGCAGCAGACACTCACCCTGTCTTGGGCTTTGGCGAGCTGCTTACGGAGGCCTACAGTCCCTTTGTCTGCACTCTTACACTCCTCGATGAAGTGGCTGAGCTGGCTCTCCATAGCGTCCACCCTGACTGCCtaaaaacataaagacaaaTTATGTCAAATGTTAGATTACATCATTCTCTCAGCAGTTGCCTCAAAGGAAAACTAGAAAAAGATATGTTGTGAACAGGCTGCAAACCTGGTGTGAGATACATTAAAGCACCGGTAATCTTGATGCTCACCTTCTCCCTGaggacagagagctgctgtgacAGCTGGATATTCTCTTCCTCCAGCTGTGCAGTGTACTCCAGAGCTTTGGTCAACTCTGCCtccagagcagacacacaagctTCCAGCTAACACAAAACAGCCACCAATTAACTACCCACTACGACACCATGACGACGAGTAGACTGTCATAAAACGCCATCTTACCTTGTTCTTCTCTTCAGCGGGGAAAACCTCCTTCCTCTCGTTTTCCTCCATCAGATCAGCCAGCTGCTGCCGTAGAGTCTCCATGTCAGCAAAGTTTTGGGCATTTTTCTCAGACAGCTTCCCGTTCTCAGCTTCTAGCTGCTGGCTCtgcaaaagggagaaaaatGTAAATCCCAGCAGCAGTCTCTGAACGGTAAACAGAGAAAACCTTTTGCTCCATTTCCTCACCTGTTTCTTGAAATTCACAGCTGCCTTTTGAGCAGCAAACATCTCCTGTTTCAGTTGCTCCAATGTTTGTCTATAAAACAATGTTAGAAGATAATGTAGAAAAAAATTCCATGGTGGTGATGAGATGCAAAGAAAGGCAAATCTTACTTCAACTCTTCCGGTgtctctttgtcctcctccttcagTGCAGCGATCTTCTGCCTCAGGACGATATTTTCTTCGGCCAGACGGCTGGCTTCAGATCTACAGAGGCATAAAAATGCATTACGAAAAATGGAATTAACAAAACAAAGCGAATCCATCTTGCTAcatcttaacacacacacagaatctgcAATGTCACACTGCTGGGCTAAAGGGATCGAAGCAGCTACACCACAACAACACCGCACAAAGGATTGTTATGAGGAGGTTCTTGTAACACCAAAGCACAGAGGAACGGTTTAAAGAGGGCCACTGGAGACACGGAGGGTCGGGATCCTAGCATTCTCCACGTTACCTATGAGCTTGCGTTGTTTCGTTTAGTATCTGCGACTTGTCTTGCAGCTCTGTGATGGCTCTGCGCAGTTTGCTGTTCTGCTTCTCAAACTCCCTGCAGCAGTCCTCCAGCTCAGTCACTGCCTGCACCTTCTCATCCAGCTGGCCGTCCACATCCAGATCAGCAGGACCCTCTGACATTTCAGCATCCAAGTGCAACAGTGACAGAACCTCGtcctccttctccagctcacTGAACAGCTCGGACAGCTTAGCGTTTTCCTCTCTCAACCTGCTGATCTCATCCACGAGTGACATCTGCTGATCGTGGAAATCGTGGATAATATTCATCCTGCCTTCCAGGTACCACACCCTCTTTTCAAGTTCACTGTTCTGGTCCTTCAGTTtggtgttttcacacacacagtcctcatATTTAATCTGCATATCTGTTATCTTTATGGCTTGTATCTCCAGCTCTTTGATGTGCTCCATTAACAGCAGCATTTTGACTTTCAGGCTGTAGTTCTCCTCTAAAACCTGCTGACCTGTTTTGAGCTTCTCGCTGTTATGAGCCAGCAGATTCTCTAGTATTTCTGTCTTCTGCTGAAGCAAAGAAATCTTCTCGTGTAGGAGAAGGTTCTCCTCAGCGGCGGTGTTATACAAAGCCTGTAGGTTTTCCCGGTCACACTCTTCATCTAAAGTATTCACACAATCATGTGCACAGTCctgcttttcattttttatttctgcgGTTAAATGTTCCCGGTTTGAGTCTAAGCTAAGTTCCTGTATAGACTTGTGAGGGATTTTTGGTAAACAGCTAACCTCAGCATCCTCCAGGGACAGTTCATCACGGTCACCTGTTTCCTCCAGCACTGAGGGCACAACCACAGTCTCATGAGCCTGCTCTTCTTCATGGGAAACACTACCACAGTCCACAGCTGGTGCGTCGTGAGCTTTGGGCTCCTCACAGCTCAGTTCAGGAACTAATTTGTTCTCACCATCAGTAAATGCCTCGAGTGATGGGACGGGTTCACGCTGCATCTCTGCCTCATGTTTGTCTTCTGAATGATGGTCAGGTGAATAGGGGTTGTGATTATCAGAGGGTTCACAGCCCTTGTGACAAAGCTCAGCTTGCTCAGGGCTTGAACCTTCAAGCTCGCACACACCAGCCTGATCATCACCTATTGACTCATTTTCTCCATGAGGATCATTAGAAGTAGGGGCATCTTCATGATCTTGAATTTCTATATTTATAGCCGTTTCAACTAAAGCATACGGGTTCTCTGCAGCACCATCTTCCTCAGTCAGAATGTGAGGTGTATCTTCCCCTGCCACCTCCTCCATTACCATCATTTTATCCATTTCATTCGCTTCTTTTTCTTCAGAGGCCGAACACTGGTCGAGTTCCATCTCCAGCTCTTTTATTCTGACTTTAAGTACGTCCCTCTCTTCTTCCACACTCTTTAGATTGTCTTTTAACGTCTTTTCAAGCATGGACAGattttcctgctgctccttcctgTTGAGCTCAAAGTCCGCTGCCGTCTGTTTCAGAAGCATTTCCAACTTTTCAATTTTAATCTTTAAATCATCGCGCTCGGTCAGCAGCTCAATTCTCTCTGCAATCTGCTGCTCAGACATGGAAAGCATCTCTTTGTATTTTGCCTCAAGTTCGGCACTGTTCCTCAGAAGTTCAGCCCTCTCCTGTTTAAAATCCTCAAGTGTTTTACTCAGCAGCAGCTTAGTCTGAAGAGCTTTGTCCTCACTCTGAACAAGAAGCTCATGTCTGGTATTCATGCTTTCCTGAAGCCTATTGTGGAGGTCATTCAGCTGCTTACTCAGCTCTATTTCTTTAGTCTGGGCCTTACTAATTAAGTCATCAAGCTCATTTTGCAGCTGCACGTTCACCGTCATCAGTGCTTCCATTTCTTTGTTGTGTAAACTTTCTAACTCCTGTCGTTCTTTTGTCCACTCCTGACTCAGTCTCTCTCGTTCCTGCTCCACGGCCGCCTCCATCATCCCTCTTTGTTCCTCAGTGCTCTCAAGAGCCTTCTGTATCTGTTCTTCCCAGTGGTGTTTCTGCTTGATGTGGCTGTCAGACAGATCCTTCAGCTCACTTTGGTAGTGCTGTTCAAGTTTAAATATGTCAGCCTGAAAGCGCTCAGCGACAGACTCCTGATCACCTGAGAAACGGGCTTCCACTTCTTTGATTCTCTGGGTGAAGCTGATCTCGATTTCTTTCCTGTACATGGTTATTCAAGTATTGTTACAGCAAGAAATGTCATTAACAACAAACCATTGTAAGCCTTTAAATGTTATGTCCTGTAATTATGCACACTTAAGGATGACACTTCTGTTTTTGAACACAGGAACCAATGTGTGGCCCACGCTCTTAGGgccttttttaaatataaaaagacACCAGCTGCAGCTCATGCCAACATTAAACTCCTGGGGCTAAAAGAATACCTCATATTATAATAAAACTCTCAAAGACCACATGTCTCACCTCTCCTGAGCGATGTCCTCTCGCAGCTTGTCCAACATGGCACTGAGTGCATCCCTCTCCTCGCCGTGCTTCACGCTCAGCTCCTGCATGGCCGCTCGGTGGCTCTCCTCTAAACGTGCCCTCTCCTCTGTCATTAATTTTCCTACTTTCCTCTCCGCctcctctttctcactctccagcttctccctctcctcattcaGCCTGTCCTGGATCATCCCCTCATaatcctcctccagctgcagtctCTCCATCTCCCACTCCTCCTTTAGctttttctcccttttctcAAACTCCTCCTGTAACTGCAACCTTTCTTCAAGTATTCTATCATGCAGAGACTTCTCGTGACGCTCCTGAAGCTGAGCTCGCTCCATCTCCCACTGCTCCCTCAGCCTGCTCTCCTTCCCTTCTTGCTCCTTGACAAGTCTCATCATCTCTTCCTCCAGCAGCACCTGCAGAGTGTCGTTATTCTGTTCATCAAGCTGAGCCTTCTCCTTCTGCCACTGCTCCGTCAGTGTCTTTACAATTTCATCACGCTCCTCCTCAAATCTTAACTTTTCCTCTTCTAGTTTAGCCTTTAGTTTGTCCTCATGGCTTTCTTGCAACAGTTTCTTCTCACTTTCCCACTCAGCTAACAATCTCTTCTCCACCTCagccttctcctcctgcagtttctccctctcctctgccaATTTAGCTTCAAACAGCTCTTCATGCTCCTCCTGAAGTTTACTAATCTCACTGGCATGTTgattcctctgctcctccatctcagCGAGATGGTTTTCATCCGTCTCTGCCTGCTGGGCTTCGAGGGTCTTCAGTTGTTCCTCAAGGTCTGCAGTGAAGGTGTGGGCCTCTAACAGTTGTTGTCTCAGGCTGcccacttcctcctcttgcAGGGTCTCCAGCTCGTCCCTCTCCTCAGCCTGCTTCTGCTCCAGACACGTCCGCTCCAGCTCCGCTTGCTCTAGCTGGCTCTGGAGCTCCTGTGCGTAGCTCTGAACTCTGACTATCTCCACCTTTAAAGCCTGAAGCTCCTGTTGGTACTTGTGGGCCATGCCAGCTTTCTGGTCCTCATGGGACGCCCTCTGCTTCTCTACCATCTTGTCAAATTCATTGATCTGTAGAGAAACACCAAATTTTAAAAACTTCTTAACCAAACCTTTTCGGCCTCATGCCCACAGAACTGAGAACAGCAGACTTACCTTGCTTTCTAGCTGGTTTCGCAGATCTTCCATTTCTTGAAGGTGctgctccttcagctgctcCAGCATCATCTCTGCTTCCAGGCTCATGCTGAAGGGCTGAACTTCCTCTGAACCGATACCTGCAAAAAGTGAGAAGCTGGTCAACATTTGACACATGGGTTTCCTTTTTAAAGATGTACACTGTGTATGTTTTTCATGTCCTCATTACACCTACCTGGGTCAGACTCCATGCCGGGGCTTTTACTCTCCAGCTCCTCAGATAGAGGTTTGTGGCAAGACTGATTGGCACGACCAAGAGTGTGGAACTCCTGTAActcagactgcagctcgtcaaTACGATCCTGAAGTTCCtaccaaacaaaaacattaagaATTAAACCTGtgcaaatattaaaaacaataacacgTGAATTTTTAGCTGCCGGTACCCTGCACTGTGCTTCATAGCCGCTGCGTAGCTGTTTAATACGTTCCTCTTGGAGTAGGAAGTCTGCACTGCTGGGGTCCAGGTCCCCGAACTAAAGGAAATAAGATTAAACACATgttagtagttttttttttttttcagacacaacacacaatcaGGGCTGCAGAAAATGCTTAGAAATTCACAATGTCTAAGCACCTTGTCCTTCATAATGTTGTCCAAACTCGTCTGCAGCTTCGTCATTTGGTTTTGAGCCTCCACTAGTTTTTCATTGCTGTCCAGTAACTCCACTTCAAGACGCCTGTTCtcctaaaatgtacacaattcAACAACATTTTTAACAATTTAATTCTTTTAGGATTTACAGCTCTATAATAATATACAGAGAGAATAAAACATTCTTGCCTTCACTGAAATGGAGAGGTGGTCCCTGAGAAAGGATTCGTCCTCCCTGATCTTCTCGATCTCCGCCTCCAGTTCCTCGCGCTGCAGGCCCGCCTGCTGCTGGATCTGGTCCAcctccttcatcagctcagAGCGAAGTGTTGCCAGCTTCTCTTTGTGATCCTGCTCAAGCTTCCtgtagacatacacacacacagaaaggtcacatgtaaatgttttatttaactaCATCTAGCTGACCACTTGGGGACAGCAACATATAATCCCTGACTGTCTAAATCCATATCAGTGATGACACAGACAGGAGTAGACAGGTTGAGgcagcacaaaacaaacattttaaggaTACTGTGATGAATTACCTGATATTGAGGTTATTCATGTGCTCAATGGCAGCGTGATGTTCATCCACCTCAGCAGCAAGCTGAGTTTTTAGTTTCTCTGCTTTCTCCAGGTCTGATCTgattttctctttctccctgaTTTCCTGGTCTACACGCTCGCTGAAAAgagtaaaacagtaaaaatttgaaaaataatttgaaaaagacaaaagaatcaAAGCATTTCAACCAGACAAAATGATGAACAATGGGAATACTCTGTGTTGTAGTAATGACTCCTACTCACAGGAGATATCTGATCTCAGCTTTGAAGCTCACCAGTGCTGCTTGGTGAATCCCATTCTTACCAACAAGCAGCTCATTTTCAAGTGCCATGGTGAGATTACTGAGACTCAGTTTTCCATCAAGGTTGAAATTTAAagcctgaaaataaaaaaagccacAGAGAATTCAGAAAGCACGTATTGATTGTTGTTCAGCGGATGTGAGCCACGGTCAAAAGTTCTTCAGTACCTCCAAGATCTCAGGGCTGTTCTCTATCCCCTCTTCGATCCAGGCATCCAAAACATATTCAGCTGGAGTATAACCGCTGCCATCATCAAGGCTGGAGAAGAGACCGATGGTGCCGGTCAAAGCGGACGGAGTGGCGATCCTGCGTCCTCCCTCGTCAAAGGGCTGTCAGGAGAAGAAACTTGCATCTATATATTTTGTAGCACTCCAACCCTTTTTTAATTACTTAGTGGTATGCGTGTGCGTATTTTAAATTAATGAAAAAGCATTAAGGGAGTTATCCTTAGATCTTGTAATCTGGTGGAGCAAACAAATGACGCACCTGAGTGGAGTGAAGTCGTTTAAGCTGTCTGTAGGGAGTGGAGGCGGATGGTGTCGGGGGTTTGTTGTGGCTTACAACCCTGGAAACAAACTCCTGAACATTCACCACTTCATTAGCCGTGAGACTCAGGAGGACATCCGCATTCATCTGAAAAACAGTCATTTATTTTTGCCATCAGACTGCCTCGCTCATATTTTCAGAGTAAAATATTTCAGTGTTAACTGCTGCAAACCTCCAGGCCTAAATGATCACAGAGAGCGAGCAGTTCAGTCTGACTGGCACATCCTTCCCATGCTATCGCCATTTCCTCACAGGCTTCCCGCAGTCTCTCCTCAAAACGAGcagacagaggagtgagggatccCCGGGGTGTGCTCGGCTCATCGGGGTTCCACAGATGCATCTGACctgaaaagaggaggagcatTTACAGACAAACCATCTTAAGTGTGAAGTGCATTTAAACATAATGAGAGTCTGACGTACCTTCTGCTTCATACTCCTCTGGGCACATTTCATGAGCATTCCAGCGCTgttagagagacagaaacaaataACATCACACAGGCTGTAATAAACGATCGGCTCCACTTGTAAACAATCAAAACAAGTGCACCTCATGTGACAATCAGCTGAGtatatgtttttaaattagaGTATAATGCAAGCGGGGCTAAAGAGTGTCATAAAAACACAAGGAGGCTTTTGTGATGTGGAGATaacacatgtcaacacatttatatttttaaggaGCGATAACATATAAAGTATAAAAACTTAACTTAAACTTCGCAAGTTCTCTTGCAAAGATCTCTTAAGAGAATTATTTAAAGAGAGTTCAGCTGGGTGCAACCCAAAGTGTTGCAACGCAATTCCAGCACGGCCATCTATTGTTCGGGAAGCCAGCAGTGAGGGAATAAAGAGCAGATGGGATTCCGAAAATGGGGTTTTGATACATGGAGTGTCGGCATCTAGGAGGGATGGGGGGTAGCGGGACTCATTGTCCCTCTGTCACAGCCCTACAACCCTTCTCTGGTCTGCAaagacccccccacccccgtGCCCCAGCCCCATCTGCTGGTCCCCCCTAGGCCGGACATGGAAGCATTGTTGCAATCTAGATTAGTCAATACCAGGACACGcttcagctcagtgtctcaAATAGTGGCTGTGTTGGGGCTGTGTAGGCATCTGGGGTGGAGAcgagtctctcacacacacagacacacacacatgatacaCAGAATATAAACACATCCATCCCAGTGCAAGCTGAACCAGCCATCATTAATTTCACTGAATGGTTAGAGGCTTTCTTTgttgcagctgatgattgttctGCAATATTTCGAGGCCTGAGGCTAGTTTCAACCTAACAAAGGTCTGCATCAGGTTTAGAAAAGatcacagcaaaacacagatttaacaaaaacaacatcctaCTGACTCGTTCTGAATGTTTTGTTTATAAAACTATTAGCTGTCCTCAGATTCCCACAGGTCAGATTTGATTTTGTTCATACATGAGTATCTTTGTGTTTTGGAGTTACGTCATGATGGTGACTTTTTGTCGCCAAGTAAGTAATCGAGACAAGCAGATCAACAAAATGTTCAATATAGTTTTCTCTTAATGTAACGGCAGCTTTTGTGCTGATGTTACACTCCATTAACTGATGTACTTTCTGATGCAGGTCAGGGATGCACAGACAGAGTGAGAGCTCAGGCCGCCATGCATACACTCTGTGTCGGAACAGCGAGCAGGATAATCCACGCAAAGGATGTGGAAGATCAGCCAGAGGAACCATGCTGAGTGCTCAGCTGTGCATGGCCATGACACAACTAATGCTAAACAACTCAAAGTCACTTTGGTTGTTACAAGCTGACACACTCCCTTTCACCAACATATACTGTGAAAGCAAAGTTTAACATATCCTGTAACATTTCACCAGCCATACTATGTgacactacacaaacactgtggttacgtattcatcc from Parambassis ranga chromosome 22, fParRan2.1, whole genome shotgun sequence encodes:
- the nin gene encoding ninein isoform X2, with protein sequence MDDGQEQDHYEERLKDVFNSFDTSGCGSLCPEELSDLCQSLHLEDAAPALLHALLQNQDHLTARVDFDQFKNALILVLSSTIEASQTEQEAVSEPESPEVQPKFVKGSKRYGRRSTPESIEPISDLSEVPNINPADREDLGDNDDSAVPRKRERWNAHEMCPEEYEAEGQMHLWNPDEPSTPRGSLTPLSARFEERLREACEEMAIAWEGCASQTELLALCDHLGLEMNADVLLSLTANEVVNVQEFVSRVVSHNKPPTPSASTPYRQLKRLHSTQPFDEGGRRIATPSALTGTIGLFSSLDDGSGYTPAEYVLDAWIEEGIENSPEILEALNFNLDGKLSLSNLTMALENELLVGKNGIHQAALVSFKAEIRYLLERVDQEIREKEKIRSDLEKAEKLKTQLAAEVDEHHAAIEHMNNLNIRKLEQDHKEKLATLRSELMKEVDQIQQQAGLQREELEAEIEKIREDESFLRDHLSISVKENRRLEVELLDSNEKLVEAQNQMTKLQTSLDNIMKDKFGDLDPSSADFLLQEERIKQLRSGYEAQCRELQDRIDELQSELQEFHTLGRANQSCHKPLSEELESKSPGMESDPGIGSEEVQPFSMSLEAEMMLEQLKEQHLQEMEDLRNQLESKINEFDKMVEKQRASHEDQKAGMAHKYQQELQALKVEIVRVQSYAQELQSQLEQAELERTCLEQKQAEERDELETLQEEEVGSLRQQLLEAHTFTADLEEQLKTLEAQQAETDENHLAEMEEQRNQHASEISKLQEEHEELFEAKLAEEREKLQEEKAEVEKRLLAEWESEKKLLQESHEDKLKAKLEEEKLRFEEERDEIVKTLTEQWQKEKAQLDEQNNDTLQVLLEEEMMRLVKEQEGKESRLREQWEMERAQLQERHEKSLHDRILEERLQLQEEFEKREKKLKEEWEMERLQLEEDYEGMIQDRLNEEREKLESEKEEAERKVGKLMTEERARLEESHRAAMQELSVKHGEERDALSAMLDKLREDIAQERSEASRLAEENIVLRQKIAALKEEDKETPEELKQTLEQLKQEMFAAQKAAVNFKKQSQQLEAENGKLSEKNAQNFADMETLRQQLADLMEENERKEVFPAEEKNKAVRVDAMESQLSHFIEECKSADKGTVGLRKQLAKAQDRVKAADETLQAVNCQSVRLKSDFHALQQERDSFKHEVTKLHKQLQNANDKNHVLEMALHSSGLQNHSKKLYRDEMSRLREQEQQLLRQENERLQAEVHSINGDLVLSREKVLQLDANILALKQHAHQSQSSLVKTLEQENASLKQELEAQRELTKSCEAGQRHTGMESLQQENEALKAQMARLSTQLIETFQGHFGALLPPSPHRIPRGPHRGAEDPDNMQDDRERKMKNMEERMMEIELSLRNVKLLLKQKVAQLKDQLHKNGKADVLIKDLYTENSQLLKALEVTEQRQKIAEKKNYLLEEKISSLNRIVCDLNPASLQYHYTCS